The Streptomyces cathayae DNA segment AGCGGCGCGGACGAGGCGAGGCCTTCCGCCCGCTGCTCGGCGGTGTCGCCGAGCAGGGGCGCGGTGGACAGCCGTACGCGCGGTGCCTCGAGGTCGTCGCCGAAGCGGTGGCCGCCCGGCGCGGGCATGCCGAGCCGGGCGGTGAGGAAGTCCTCCAGTTCCTGGGCGTCGCCCACGCCGTGCGCGGTGAGTGCGGGCGCCAGCGGTGTGAGGTCCACGTAGAGGTGCCGTCCGGCCTGCGGGGGGTGGGCCAGGGCTCCCGCGGCGACGACCGCCTCCCGCGCGGCGGCGGCCACCCGGGCGTGCAGGCGTACGGCGGCGGCCGTCCGCGCGGTGACCGCCTCCGGCTCGGCCAGCGCGTGGGCCACCGCGACGGCGACCGGGGCGGCCACCCGTGCGTCGAGCGCGGTCAGTACGTCGAGCACCCGCGCGTGGAGCGCGCCGCCGTCCGCGCCCGCCGGGAAGCGGCCGATCGCGGCGGGCCAGCCGGACGGGAGCAGGGCGCCCGCCAGGTCGGTGACCACGGTGACGTGTTCGGGCAGCATCTCAGCGGGGCTGAGCAGCACGGTCTCGCGCGGTGCGTGCAGGGTGTCCCGCCAGGTCTCGTCACTGACCAGGTGCAGCCCCTCGGCGACGGCGGCCTCGATGGTCTCGTGCAGCAGTTCGGGCGGGGCGACGGTGGCGGTGGGGTCGTCGGCGACGGAGAGCACCAGCAGACGCGGGTCACCGCCCTCGGCACGCACCCTCCGCACGGTCTCCAGCAGGGCGTACGGATCGGGGACGCCGCCGCTCTCGTGGGGCGTCGGCACCGGGAAGGCGGGGCGACCGAGCAGCCGGGCCTCGGGGGCCCACCAGGCGGCGCAGGGCCGGGGCACCAGCACGTCCCCGCCGATGGCCGCGGTGAGCGCCATGAGGAGGGCGGGCGCGCCGGGGGCGACGGCCACCCGGTCGGGGGCGGCGGGCAGACCTCGCCGGTCGCCGTGGCCGCACGCGGCCTCCAGCAGGGCGGGGCCGCCGCCGACCGGCTCGGCCTCCGCACGGGACGCGGCGGCGGCGAGGACGGCGGAGAGTTCGGGCAGGACGGGCAGCCCGTCCTCGGGCAGTGCCGGTCCGAAGCGAACAGGGCCGTGCCCCCCGGGGTCCGTCCGCCGCATACGCACCTCCGCGCAGTGTCTGGTGACCCGGCGTGCCCACGGGGGTCATCCGGGCCGGTCACCCCGGTCAGTACCCACGGTGCCACTTCGCGCGGACGGCTGCGGGCCGCTCGGGGAACATCAGCGGCCCGTACGCGCGGTCCTGTCGCGGTACAGCCGGTGGGCGGCGGCGCCGAACGCGCCCGCGACCAGCAGGCCGCCCGCGGCCAGGGCGGGGACGGAGTCGGTGAACCCGCCGCCCGTGCCGGCGTGGACACCGCCCGGAACCACCGTGCCCCCGCAGCGGGCGCGCTCGCGTTCGGGGCAGTGCGAGGGGGAGGGTGAGTGCGAGGGTGAGGTGGCGCCGGAACCGCCGGGGTGGCGGGCGACGGTGAAGGAAGCACTCCACGGTTTGCCCTTCTTCCCCGGCGCGGCGGGACACCTGCCCTCGACGGTCCGCGCGGAGCCCTTGCCGGCGGGGGCGGCCTCGTCGACCGCGGAGAGCGGATCGATGTCGTAGAGCGGGTCGGCCTCGTTTGACGGGCCGGCTTCATCCGAC contains these protein-coding regions:
- a CDS encoding aminotransferase class I/II-fold pyridoxal phosphate-dependent enzyme; the encoded protein is MRRTDPGGHGPVRFGPALPEDGLPVLPELSAVLAAAASRAEAEPVGGGPALLEAACGHGDRRGLPAAPDRVAVAPGAPALLMALTAAIGGDVLVPRPCAAWWAPEARLLGRPAFPVPTPHESGGVPDPYALLETVRRVRAEGGDPRLLVLSVADDPTATVAPPELLHETIEAAVAEGLHLVSDETWRDTLHAPRETVLLSPAEMLPEHVTVVTDLAGALLPSGWPAAIGRFPAGADGGALHARVLDVLTALDARVAAPVAVAVAHALAEPEAVTARTAAAVRLHARVAAAAREAVVAAGALAHPPQAGRHLYVDLTPLAPALTAHGVGDAQELEDFLTARLGMPAPGGHRFGDDLEAPRVRLSTAPLLGDTAEQRAEGLASSAPLELPHVRRALDRLRTVFDGLRDEARR